CGCCATGGCAACAACGATGTTTTCGTGATGCCCGCTACCGGGGGTGCGCCAACGCGCCTCACCTTCCACGGGAATGGCGAAGTGGCCAGCGACTTCAGCGCCGATGGCGCCCAGGTGATCTTCTACGGAACGCGCCAGGACGATGTGAAGCACCAGCAATTCCCCGTTGGCGGCCTCGGCGAGCTCTACACCGTGCCCGTGAAAGGCGGCCGCGTGATGCAGGTGAGCACCATCGCCATGCAGAACGCGCGCTACAGCCCCGATGGGAAGCTGATTGCCTACCACGATCGCAAAGGCTACGAGGACAATTGGCGCAAGCACCACACCTCGTCGGTCACGCGCGACATCTGGACCTTCAATCCCGCCACGAAGGAGTACAAGCAGCTCACCCCCTTCGCCGGCGAGGACCGTGATCCGGTCTGGAGCAAGGATGGCGGCACGCTCTTCTACCTCACCGAAGAGAGCGGCAGCTTCAATGTGCATCGCATGCCGGCATCCGGCGGGCGCAGCATGCAGGTGACGCGCTTCACGGATCATCCGGTGCGCTACCTCAGCATCAGCAGCAATGGCACGCTCTGCTTCAGCTACCGGGGCGAGCTGTACACCCTGACCGATGGCGCCGAGCCGAAGAAGGTGGACATCCGCATCCACAGCGATGGCCGGTACCTGCCGCAGCGCACGATCAACGTGAACAATGCCGATGAATATGCCCTGAGCCCGAGCGGCAAGGAAGCCGTGCTCATCCATCGCGGCGAGGTCTTCGTGACGAGCATCGCCGAAGGCACCACGCGCCGCATCACCAGCACGCCCGAGCAGGAGCGCAACGTGAGCTTCAGTCCCGATGGCCGCACCATCCTTTATGCCAGCGAGCGCGGGCAGAGCTGGGACCTGTTCACCACCTCACTGGTCCGTAAGGACGAGAAGTACTTCTTCAACGCCACCCTGCTGAAGGAAGAAGCCTTGCTCAATACGCCCGCCGAGGAGTTCCAATGCGCCTATTCGCCCGATGGAAAGGAAGTGGCCTATCTGGAGGAACGCACCGCGCTCAAGGTCCTGAATGTGGCCACGAAGCAGACGCGCGTCATCGTTCCGGGCAATAAGAACTACAGCTACAGCGACGGCGACCAGTGGTACCAATGGAGCCCGGACAGCAAGTGGTTCGTGGTCAGTTTCCTGCACGATAAGCAGTGGATCGGCCAGGTGGGCCTCGTGAACGCGTCAGGCAAGGAGCCGGTCGTCAACCTCACCCGCAGCGGCTATGGCGGCTACACGCCCCGTTGGGCCATGGAGGGCAAGGCCATCGTGTACATGAGCGACCGCGATGGGCAGAAGAACCACGCCAGCTGGGGGGGCGAGAGCGACGCCTACGCCATCTTCTTAACGCAAGAGGCGTTTGACAAGTTCAAGATGACGAAGGAGGAGGCCGCATTGGCGAAGGAAGAGGAGGAGAAGAAGGACGAAGGGAAGGACGGGAAGGACGGCAAGAACGACAAGGATGTGAAGAAGGACAAGGAGGAGAAGAAGGAAGAAGTGAAACCCTTGAAGATCGAGTTGGAGGGAATCGAGTACCGCCGGGTGCGGTTAACGCCGAACAGCAGCGCCCTCAGCGATGCCCTGCTCAGCAAGGATGGCGAGAAGCTTTACTACCTCGCGGCTTTCGAGAAGGGCACGGACCTCTGGCAGTTCGAGATCCGTACGCGCGAGACCAAGATCCTGAACAAGATGGGCGATGGCTGGGCGCATAGCCTCACTTGGGACAAGGATGCCAAGAAGCTCTTCTACCTGAACAATGGGAGCATAGGCTACTACGACACCGAGAAGAATGAGAACAAGAGCGTGG
The DNA window shown above is from Flavobacteriales bacterium and carries:
- a CDS encoding PD40 domain-containing protein, with the translated sequence MKSTLLLTALSATISASAQPLWLRNAAISPDGQSIAFCYHGDIWRVPASGGDAMPLTSNEAYDHTPVWSRDGKQIAFTSNRHGNNDVFVMPATGGAPTRLTFHGNGEVASDFSADGAQVIFYGTRQDDVKHQQFPVGGLGELYTVPVKGGRVMQVSTIAMQNARYSPDGKLIAYHDRKGYEDNWRKHHTSSVTRDIWTFNPATKEYKQLTPFAGEDRDPVWSKDGGTLFYLTEESGSFNVHRMPASGGRSMQVTRFTDHPVRYLSISSNGTLCFSYRGELYTLTDGAEPKKVDIRIHSDGRYLPQRTINVNNADEYALSPSGKEAVLIHRGEVFVTSIAEGTTRRITSTPEQERNVSFSPDGRTILYASERGQSWDLFTTSLVRKDEKYFFNATLLKEEALLNTPAEEFQCAYSPDGKEVAYLEERTALKVLNVATKQTRVIVPGNKNYSYSDGDQWYQWSPDSKWFVVSFLHDKQWIGQVGLVNASGKEPVVNLTRSGYGGYTPRWAMEGKAIVYMSDRDGQKNHASWGGESDAYAIFLTQEAFDKFKMTKEEAALAKEEEEKKDEGKDGKDGKNDKDVKKDKEEKKEEVKPLKIELEGIEYRRVRLTPNSSALSDALLSKDGEKLYYLAAFEKGTDLWQFEIRTRETKILNKMGDGWAHSLTWDKDAKKLFYLNNGSIGYYDTEKNENKSVGIGGEMILDESAERAYLFEHIWRQVKKKFYRVDLQGVDWDKYKAEYQRYLPFINNNFDMAELCSEMLGELNASHTGAGYRFEMPNDDQTASLGCFFANEPGPGLRITEIMPRSPLTRDGSKVKAGHVIEKVDGVEVAADIDWAMLFNRKGNKPMLLSLYDPKTKTRWDESVKPLAEGEDYGLLYKRWVERCRHLVDSLSGGQLGYVHVQGMDDHSFRVVYEEALGRYHDKKGLVVDTRFNGGGWLHDDLATFLNGKTYMTFLPRDQNLGTEPHFKYQRPSVVVMSESNYSDAHMFPVTYRALGIGKLVGMPVPGTGTAVWWEGLQNGMWFGIPQVGMVDNAGNYLENQQLDPDVRQPLDPGVVSQGRDQQLEAAVKVLMGN